In a single window of the Nicotiana tomentosiformis chromosome 10, ASM39032v3, whole genome shotgun sequence genome:
- the LOC104117688 gene encoding uncharacterized protein At3g49055, whose protein sequence is MASAGEEDNDAVLSDVEADDPLPIDINSPPPEDVSIEKFHEILAELDRERQARLAAENSKSELQVSFNRLRVLAHEAIKKRDEHSRQRDEALREKEEVSRTVEKVTDELKEAIKQKDDFAKQLEEVKKAKESMRTEMETSGSMLVSGIDKISGKVSQFKNFVDGGLPRSQKYTGLPAVSYGVIKRTNEIVEELLRQIESTTKSRNEAREQMEHRNYEIAIEVSELEAKISGLREEVAKKASVVDSLEKSVSEKDEKLSELEGVMCEKQNALESEVVGLRDLVSEYEGRLSSSETKLEMQRPLLAEQLKYVGNIHGQIYNAVKVVDARKASELSESLFLAQEMDMEENIRAVLAGLESIYEMSEFVVHKTRDLLEERSREVKNLNESVSQLVKEKEQIGSLLRSALSKRISVDLSSKTNELFKIAENGLREAGINYKFNNRVGDGKIPASDNKKDAADTEEDEVYALAGALENIIRQSQVEIIDLKHTVEELRAESSLLKEHVETQVKELSQWKQRVEELEEKERVANENVEGLMMDITAAEEEITRWKVAAQQEAAAGKAVEQECEAQLSAVRQELEAAKEAVLESEKKLKFKEETADAAMAARDAAEKSLRLADLRASRLRDKVEELTRQLEELDGRETSRTALNRPRYICWPWQWLGLDLVGTRRVETLQESANEMELSEPLL, encoded by the exons ATGGCGAGCGCCGGTGAGGAAGACAACGACGCTGTACTGAGCGACGTCGAGGCGGATGATCCGCTACCTATTGATATAAATTCTCCGCCACCGGAAGATGTCTCAATTGAGAAATTCCATGAGATTCTTGCGGAGCTGGATCGAGAGCGGCAAGCTCGATTAGCCGCAGAGAATTCTAAATCGGAATTGCAAGTTTCGTTTAACAGATTGAGAGTTCTCGCTCATGAAGCAATCAAAAAGCGCGATGAGCACTCGAGACAACGCGATGAAGCATTACGGGAAAAGGAAGAAGTTTCTAGAACAGTCGAGAAGGTAACGGATGAACTAAAAGAAGCAATTAAGCAGAAAGATGATTTTGCTAAGCAGTTAGAGGAAGTGAAAAAAGCTAAAGAATCAATGAGAACTGAGATGGAAACTTCTGGTTCAATGTTAGTTAGTGGAATTGATAAAATATCTGGAAAAGTTAGTCAATTTAAGAATTTTGTAGATGGTGGATTACCTAGGTCACAGAAATACACAGGATTGCCAGCTGTCTCGTATGGCGTGATCAAACGGACGAATGAGATTGTAGAGGAGCTTTTAAGACAGATTGAATCAACAACAAAGTCAAGGAACGAGGCACGGGAACAAATGGAACATAGGAATTATGAAATTGCTATTGAAGTTTCAGAGTTAGAGGCAAAGATTAGTGGTTTGAGAGAGGAGGTTGCGAAGAAAGCTTCAGTTGTCGACAGTTTAGAGAAATCTGTAAGTGAAAAGGATGAGAAACTATCGGAGTTGGAAGGAGTGATGTGTGAGAAGCAAAATGCATTGGAGAGTGAAGTGGTTGGATTGAGGGATTTGGTGAGTGAATACGAGGGTAGGTTAAGCAGTTCAGAAACAAAGCTGGAAATGCAAAGACCATTACTTGCTGAGCAACTGAAATATGTTGGGAATATACACGGACAGATTTATAATGCTGTTAAGGTTGTTGATGCGAGGAAGGCATCTGAGTTGTCGGAATCCTTGTTTCTTGCGCAAGAGATGGACATGGAAGAGAATATAAGGGCAGTTTTAGCGGGATTGGAATCTATATATGAAATGAGTGAATTCGTTGTCCATAAAACGAGGGATTTGCTAGAGGAGAGGAGTCGTGAAGTGAAAAACCTAAATGAGTCAGTTTCTCAGTtagtaaaagaaaaagaacaaattGGGTCTTTACTGAGAAGTGCTCTTTCAAAGAGAATTTCAGTGGATTTATCATCCAAAACAAATGAATTGTTTAAGATAGCGGAAAATGGATTGAGAGAAGCTGGGATAAATTACAAGTTCAATAATCGTGTTGGCGATGGCAAGATCCCTGCTTCTGATAATAAAAAGGATGCAGCGGATACAGAAGAGGATGAAGTATATGCTTTG GCTGGTGCATTAGAAAATATAATTAGGCAGTCTCAGGTTGAGATCATTGACCTAAAACATACTGTGGAAGAACTAAG AGCAGAGTCAAGTTTATTGAAGGAACATGTGGAAACTCAAGTGAAGGAACTCAGTCAATGGAAGCAACGCGTGGAGGAACTTGAAGAAAAGGAGAGGGTGGCAAATGAAAAT GTTGAAGGGCTTATGATGGACATCACTGCCGCTGAAGAAGAAATTACACGGTGGAAAGTCGCTGCACAGCAAGAAGCTGCTGCAGGTAAAGCTGTTGAACAAGAGTGTGAGGCACAG TTGTCGGCTGTACGCCAGGAGCTTGAGGCAGCGAAGGAGGCCGTACTAGAGTCTGAGAAGAAACTCAAATTCAAAGAAGAAACAGCTGATGCAGCCATGGCTGCAAGAGATGCAGCTGAGAAATCATTGAGACTGGCAGATTTAAGAGCATCGAGGCTGAGGGATAAAGTGGAAGAGCTCACTCGTCAGCTGGAAGAGCTAGATGGCAGGGAAACATCCAGAACTGCTCTAAACAGGCCAAGATACATATGCTGGCCATGGCAATGGCTTGGCTTAGATTTGGTAGGTACGAGACGTGTAGAGACACTACAAGAGAGTGCCAATGAAATGGAACTTTCCGAACCCCTTCTTTGA